In the genome of Pseudomonas sp. Teo4, the window CGAGCTTCTCGGTCACCCGCACGTACTCTTCGCAGACCTTCAGGGCCAGATCACGAGACTCGAGCACGTTCATGCCGCCGAACAGAACGAACGGCTTGTCGTTGGCGATCTCGATGTTACCGACGCGAATGATCTTCTGGGTCATGGATCAGGCCTTGTTCTTCTGTGCCAGGGCTGCCTTGACGAAACCACTGAACAGCGGGTGGCCGTCGCGCGGGGTGGAGGTGAACTCCGGGTGGAACTGGCAGGCCACGAACCATGGGTGATCCTTGGACTCGACCACTTCCACCAGCGCGCCATCTTCGGAGCGACCGGAAACCACCAGGCCGGCGTCGACCAGCTGCGGCAGCAGGTTGTTGTTGACCTCGTAGCGGTGGCGATGACGCTCGGTGATGATGTCCTTGCCGTAGCAGTCGTGCACCTTGGAGCCGGCAGCCAGTTGGCAGTCCTGTGCGCCCAGGCGCATGGTGCCGCCCAGGTCAGAGGCTTCGGTACGGGTTTCGACCGCGCCGGTGGCATCGGCCCACTCGGTGATCAGGCCGACCACCGGGTGACCGCTGTTACGGTCGAACTCGGTGGAGTTGGCGTCTTTCCAGCCCATAACGTTACGGGCGAACTCGATCACGGCAACCTGCATGCCCAGGCAGATACCCAGGTATGGCACCTTGTTTTCGCGGGCGTATTGTACCGCGGTGATCTTGCCTTCCACGCCGCGCAGGCCGAAACCGCCAGGAACCAGGATGGCGTCAGCGCCTTCCAGCAGGCTGGTGCCTTGGTTCTCGATGTCTTCGGAGTCGATGTAGCGCAGGTTGACCTTGGTGCGGTTGGTGATGCCGGCGTGGCTCATCGCTTCGATCAGCGACTTGTACGCGTCCAGCAGCTCCATGTACTTGCCGACCATGGCGATGGTGACTTCTTTTTCCGGGTTCAGCTTGGCATCGACAACCTTGTCCCATTCGGACAGGTCGGCGCTGTTGCACTGAAGGCCGAAACGCTCGACGACGAAGTCGTCCAGACCCTGTGCGTGCAGCACGCCCGGGATCTTGTAGATGGTGTCGACGTCTTCCAGAGAGATGACCGCACGCTCTTCAACGTTGGTGAACAGCGCGATCTTGCGGCGCGACGAAGCATCGACCGGGTGGTCGGAACGGCAGATCAGCACGTCCGGCTGCAGGCCGATGGAGCGCAGCTCCTTGACCGAGTGCTGGGTCGGCTTGGTCTTGGTCTCGCCAGCGGTGGCGATGTACGGCACCAGGGTCAGGTGCATCAGCATGGCGCGCTTGGAGCCCACTTCGACGCGCAGCTGGCGGATAGCCTCGAGGAACGGCTGCGACTCGATGTCACCGACGGTACCGCCGATTTCCACCAGGGCCACGTCGGCATCGCCGGCACCCTTGATGATGCGACGCTTGATTTCGTCGGTGATGTGCGG includes:
- a CDS encoding CTP synthase — translated: MTRYIFVTGGVVSSLGKGIASASLAAILEARGLKVTMLKLDPYINVDPGTMSPFQHGEVFVTHDGAETDLDLGHYERFIRTTMTQNNNFTTGRIYEHVLRKERRGDYLGATIQVIPHITDEIKRRIIKGAGDADVALVEIGGTVGDIESQPFLEAIRQLRVEVGSKRAMLMHLTLVPYIATAGETKTKPTQHSVKELRSIGLQPDVLICRSDHPVDASSRRKIALFTNVEERAVISLEDVDTIYKIPGVLHAQGLDDFVVERFGLQCNSADLSEWDKVVDAKLNPEKEVTIAMVGKYMELLDAYKSLIEAMSHAGITNRTKVNLRYIDSEDIENQGTSLLEGADAILVPGGFGLRGVEGKITAVQYARENKVPYLGICLGMQVAVIEFARNVMGWKDANSTEFDRNSGHPVVGLITEWADATGAVETRTEASDLGGTMRLGAQDCQLAAGSKVHDCYGKDIITERHRHRYEVNNNLLPQLVDAGLVVSGRSEDGALVEVVESKDHPWFVACQFHPEFTSTPRDGHPLFSGFVKAALAQKNKA